In Massilia forsythiae, one DNA window encodes the following:
- the nuoG gene encoding NADH-quinone oxidoreductase subunit NuoG, with protein MVEIELDGKKVEVPPGSMVMDAANKLGTYIPHFCYHKKLSIAANCRMCLVEVEKAPKPLPACATPVTPGMIVRSHSDKAVQAQKSVMEFLLINHPLDCPICDQGGECQLQDLAVGYGKSNSRYAEEKRVVAPKEAGPLISMEEMSRCIQCTRCVRFGQEVAGVMEFGMVGRGEHSEITTFVGKSVDSEVSGNMIDLCPVGALTSKPFRYSARPWELQRRRSVSPHDSLGSNLIVQVKGGKVMRVLPLENETINECWISDKDRFSYEALDNAARLVNPMIKQDGKWIDIDWQTALEYVAHGLRNIRHEHGAGSIAAVGTAHSTVEELFLLQKAMRGFGVENVDFRLRQSDFALDGTVVPSLGMPIAELSNLQRVLVVGSFLRKDHPLAATRLRAAVKSGAKLSIVHGSHDDNLIPTANRLIAAPSDWLAALSEIAVAVASAKGIAAPAGFDNVEAGDAAKGIAATLVVDNAADLPGAVLLGNAVSHHPQASKLHAVAQWIAEQTGAKFGYFVEAANTVGGYLVNATSPNAAKLFAEPKKAYVLLNAEPELDAANPQQAVKALQGAEMVVVMSAFKHGMDYADVLLPISPFSETAGTFVNCEGRAQSFNGTVKPLGETRPAWKVLRVLGNLLGLQGFDYENSESIRDEALGKGVMEHGDKLNNTARLAPSAAAYGSGDGLERLADVPIYFADAIARRSEPLLRTADAQAPLATISAKLAERIGVKAGDVVTVSQGTGSVNLAAAIDTRLPAHVVRVAAAHQLTSVLGDMFGPISITKAPAGAGEGQ; from the coding sequence ATGGTTGAAATCGAATTAGACGGCAAGAAAGTCGAAGTCCCGCCAGGTTCCATGGTGATGGACGCCGCAAACAAACTGGGAACCTACATCCCGCACTTCTGCTATCACAAGAAATTGTCGATCGCGGCCAACTGCCGCATGTGCCTGGTGGAAGTGGAGAAAGCACCGAAGCCGCTGCCGGCCTGCGCCACCCCGGTCACCCCGGGCATGATCGTGCGCAGCCACAGCGACAAGGCGGTGCAGGCGCAGAAATCCGTGATGGAATTCCTGCTGATTAATCACCCGCTGGATTGCCCGATCTGCGACCAGGGCGGCGAATGCCAGCTGCAGGACCTGGCCGTCGGCTACGGCAAGAGCAACTCGCGCTACGCCGAGGAAAAGCGCGTGGTGGCCCCGAAAGAGGCCGGCCCGCTGATCTCGATGGAAGAGATGAGCCGCTGCATCCAGTGCACCCGCTGCGTGCGCTTCGGCCAGGAAGTGGCCGGCGTGATGGAATTCGGCATGGTCGGCCGCGGCGAGCACTCGGAAATCACCACCTTCGTGGGCAAGTCGGTCGACTCGGAAGTGTCGGGCAACATGATCGATCTGTGCCCGGTCGGCGCGCTGACCAGCAAGCCGTTCCGCTACTCGGCGCGTCCGTGGGAACTGCAGCGCCGCCGCTCGGTGTCGCCGCACGATTCGCTCGGCTCGAACCTGATCGTGCAGGTCAAGGGCGGCAAGGTCATGCGTGTGCTGCCGCTGGAAAACGAGACCATCAACGAGTGCTGGATCTCGGACAAGGACCGCTTCTCGTACGAAGCGCTGGACAATGCGGCGCGCCTGGTCAACCCGATGATCAAGCAGGACGGCAAGTGGATCGACATCGATTGGCAGACCGCCCTCGAATACGTCGCGCACGGCCTGCGCAACATCCGCCACGAGCACGGCGCCGGCAGCATCGCCGCCGTCGGCACCGCCCACTCGACCGTGGAAGAACTGTTCCTGCTGCAAAAGGCCATGCGCGGCTTCGGCGTCGAAAACGTCGATTTCCGCCTGCGCCAGAGCGACTTCGCGCTCGATGGCACCGTCGTGCCGTCGCTGGGCATGCCGATCGCCGAACTGTCGAACCTGCAGCGCGTGCTGGTGGTCGGCTCGTTCCTGCGCAAGGACCACCCGCTGGCCGCGACCCGCCTGCGCGCCGCCGTGAAATCCGGCGCCAAGCTGTCGATCGTGCACGGTTCGCACGACGACAACCTGATCCCGACCGCCAACCGCCTGATCGCCGCCCCGAGCGACTGGCTGGCCGCGCTGTCGGAAATCGCCGTGGCCGTGGCGTCCGCCAAGGGCATCGCCGCACCGGCAGGATTCGACAACGTGGAAGCCGGCGACGCCGCCAAGGGCATCGCCGCCACCCTGGTGGTGGATAACGCCGCGGACCTGCCGGGCGCGGTCCTGCTGGGCAACGCCGTTTCGCACCACCCGCAAGCCTCCAAGCTGCACGCCGTGGCGCAGTGGATCGCCGAGCAGACCGGCGCCAAGTTCGGCTACTTCGTCGAAGCGGCGAACACCGTCGGCGGCTACCTGGTGAACGCCACCTCGCCGAACGCCGCCAAGCTGTTCGCCGAGCCGAAGAAGGCCTACGTGCTGCTCAACGCCGAGCCGGAACTGGACGCCGCCAACCCGCAGCAAGCCGTCAAGGCGCTGCAGGGCGCGGAAATGGTCGTCGTCATGTCGGCCTTCAAGCACGGCATGGACTATGCCGACGTGCTGCTGCCGATCTCGCCGTTTTCCGAAACCGCCGGCACCTTCGTCAATTGCGAAGGCCGCGCGCAAAGCTTCAACGGCACCGTGAAACCGCTGGGCGAGACCCGTCCGGCCTGGAAAGTGCTGCGCGTGCTGGGTAACCTGCTGGGCCTGCAAGGCTTCGACTACGAGAATTCCGAGTCGATCCGCGACGAGGCGCTGGGCAAGGGCGTGATGGAGCACGGCGACAAGCTGAACAACACCGCCCGCCTGGCGCCGAGCGCTGCCGCCTACGGCAGCGGCGACGGCCTGGAGCGCCTGGCCGACGTGCCGATCTACTTCGCCGACGCCATCGCGCGCCGTTCGGAACCGCTGCTGCGTACCGCCGACGCCCAGGCGCCGCTGGCGACGATCTCGGCCAAGCTGGCCGAACGGATCGGCGTCAAGGCCGGCGACGTGGTCACGGTCTCGCAAGGTACGGGAAGCGTCAACCTGGCCGCCGCCATCGACACGCGCCTGCCGGCCCACGTCGTGCGCGTGGCCGCCGCCCACCAATTGACGTCGGTACTGGGCGATATGTTCGGTCCGATCAGCATCACTAAAGCGCCCGCAGGGGCAGGGGAGGGCCAATAA
- the nuoH gene encoding NADH-quinone oxidoreductase subunit NuoH, whose protein sequence is MSVPDVINNLNAGGANLLGPAVWPVAWTLLKIVVVLLPLMGLVAYLVLWERKLIGWIHIRVGPNRVGPLGLLQPISDALKLLLKEIVVPAKATPSLFVIGPLMTIMPALAAWSVIPFGPEVALADVNAGLLLLLAITSMEVYGIIIAGWASNSKYSFMGAMRASAQMISYEIPMGFVMVVVLMVSGSLNFSDIVASQQRGMFAGHGLNFLSWNWLPLLPLFVIYITSGLAECNRHPFDVVEGESEIVAGHMVEYSGMSYAMFMLAEYANMILVATLAAIMFLGGWSAPFGFLDIGGAFGGFFWLFLKAFLVVSLFIWVRGTFPRYRYDQIMRLGWKVFIPLTLVWLVLVAGVMQTPWNIWK, encoded by the coding sequence ATGTCGGTGCCTGACGTAATCAACAACCTGAATGCCGGCGGCGCCAACCTGCTGGGACCGGCCGTGTGGCCGGTGGCGTGGACGCTGCTGAAGATCGTGGTGGTGCTGCTGCCGCTGATGGGCCTGGTGGCCTACCTGGTGCTGTGGGAGCGCAAGCTGATCGGCTGGATCCACATCCGCGTGGGCCCAAACCGGGTCGGCCCGCTGGGCCTGTTGCAGCCGATTTCCGATGCATTGAAACTGCTGCTCAAGGAAATCGTGGTGCCGGCGAAAGCCACCCCGAGCCTGTTCGTGATCGGCCCGCTCATGACGATCATGCCGGCGCTGGCCGCCTGGTCGGTGATCCCGTTCGGCCCGGAAGTCGCGCTGGCCGACGTCAACGCCGGCCTGCTGCTGCTGCTGGCGATCACCTCGATGGAAGTCTACGGCATCATCATCGCCGGCTGGGCCTCGAACTCGAAGTACTCGTTCATGGGCGCGATGCGCGCCTCGGCCCAGATGATTTCCTATGAAATCCCGATGGGCTTCGTGATGGTCGTGGTGCTGATGGTCTCGGGCAGCCTGAACTTCTCCGACATCGTCGCTTCGCAACAGCGTGGCATGTTCGCCGGCCACGGCTTGAACTTCCTGTCGTGGAACTGGCTGCCGCTGCTGCCGCTGTTCGTCATCTACATCACTTCCGGCCTGGCCGAGTGCAACCGCCACCCGTTCGACGTGGTGGAAGGCGAATCGGAAATCGTGGCCGGCCACATGGTCGAGTACTCGGGCATGTCGTACGCGATGTTCATGCTGGCCGAGTACGCCAACATGATCCTGGTGGCGACGCTGGCCGCGATCATGTTCCTGGGCGGCTGGTCGGCGCCGTTCGGCTTCCTGGACATCGGCGGCGCCTTCGGCGGCTTCTTCTGGCTGTTCCTGAAAGCCTTCCTGGTGGTGTCGCTGTTCATCTGGGTGCGCGGCACCTTCCCGCGCTACCGCTACGACCAGATCATGCGTTTGGGCTGGAAAGTCTTCATCCCGCTGACCCTGGTCTGGCTGGTGCTGGTCGCCGGCGTCATGCAGACCCCGTGGAACATCTGGAAGTAA
- the nuoI gene encoding NADH-quinone oxidoreductase subunit NuoI produces MTRFKDFVGSLMLTELIKGLALTGKYAFSRKITVQYPEEKTPISPRFRGLHALRRYPNGEERCIACKLCEAVCPAMAITIESAQRDDGTRRTTRYDIDLTKCIFCGFCEESCPVDSIVETQVLEYHGEKRGDLYYTKEMLLAVGDRYENDIAAARAADAKYR; encoded by the coding sequence ATGACACGCTTTAAAGACTTCGTCGGCAGCCTGATGCTGACCGAACTGATCAAGGGACTGGCGCTGACCGGCAAGTATGCGTTCTCGCGCAAGATCACCGTCCAGTACCCGGAAGAAAAGACCCCGATCTCGCCGCGTTTCCGTGGCCTGCACGCGCTGCGCCGCTACCCCAACGGGGAAGAGCGCTGCATCGCCTGCAAGCTGTGCGAAGCGGTGTGCCCGGCCATGGCCATCACGATCGAATCGGCCCAGCGCGACGACGGCACCCGCCGCACCACGCGCTACGACATCGACCTGACCAAGTGCATCTTTTGCGGCTTTTGCGAAGAATCGTGCCCGGTCGACTCGATCGTCGAAACGCAAGTGCTCGAATACCACGGTGAAAAGCGGGGCGACCTGTACTACACCAAGGAAATGCTGCTGGCCGTGGGCGATCGCTACGAAAACGACATCGCTGCCGCGCGCGCCGCGGACGCGAAGTACCGTTAA
- a CDS encoding NADH-quinone oxidoreductase subunit J: MDFTTVLFYVFAAVMVLAGLSVITSKNPVHAALFLVLAFFNAAGIWMLLKAEFLAIVLVLVYVGAVMVLFLFVVMMLDINVDRMREGFWGYLPIASGIGALIVLEMAAVLWRGFLGTPDAPADAAVGHIGGTKQLGLLIYTKYIYGFEIAAAILLVAIIAAVALTLRKRKDSKAIDPGLAVRVKRNDRLRIVKMAAVDQKAIDAAAVAAAAAAAAPAGTNTKETP, from the coding sequence ATGGATTTCACAACTGTTCTGTTTTACGTCTTCGCGGCCGTGATGGTGCTGGCCGGACTGAGCGTCATCACCTCGAAGAACCCGGTACATGCCGCGCTGTTCCTGGTGCTGGCGTTCTTCAACGCGGCCGGCATCTGGATGCTGCTCAAGGCCGAGTTCCTGGCCATCGTGCTGGTGCTGGTCTACGTCGGCGCCGTGATGGTGCTGTTCCTGTTCGTCGTCATGATGCTCGACATTAACGTCGACCGCATGCGCGAAGGCTTCTGGGGCTACCTGCCGATCGCTTCCGGCATCGGCGCCCTGATCGTGCTGGAAATGGCGGCCGTGCTGTGGCGCGGCTTCCTGGGCACGCCGGACGCCCCGGCCGATGCCGCCGTCGGCCACATCGGCGGCACCAAGCAACTCGGCCTGCTGATCTACACCAAGTACATCTACGGCTTCGAGATCGCCGCCGCGATCCTGCTGGTGGCGATCATCGCCGCCGTCGCCCTGACCCTGCGCAAGCGCAAGGACAGCAAGGCGATCGACCCGGGCCTGGCGGTCCGTGTCAAGCGCAACGACCGCCTGCGCATCGTCAAGATGGCGGCGGTGGACCAGAAGGCGATCGACGCCGCCGCCGTAGCCGCCGCGGCTGCCGCGGCAGCACCCGCCGGCACCAACACCAAGGAGACGCCATGA
- the nuoK gene encoding NADH-quinone oxidoreductase subunit NuoK — translation MTVSLAHYLILGAILFAISVVGIFLNRKNIIILLMAIELMLLAVNLNFVAFSHYLGDAAGQIFVFFILTVAAAESAIGLAILVVLFRNLDTINVEDLDSLKG, via the coding sequence ATGACCGTATCGCTCGCTCACTACCTGATCCTGGGCGCGATCCTGTTCGCGATCTCGGTGGTCGGTATTTTCCTGAACCGGAAGAACATCATCATCCTGCTGATGGCCATCGAACTGATGCTGCTGGCGGTGAACCTGAACTTTGTGGCGTTCTCGCACTATCTGGGAGACGCGGCGGGGCAGATCTTCGTGTTCTTCATCCTGACTGTCGCGGCCGCCGAATCGGCGATCGGCCTGGCGATCCTGGTGGTCCTGTTCCGCAACCTGGACACGATCAACGTGGAAGACCTCGACAGCCTGAAGGGCTGA
- the nuoL gene encoding NADH-quinone oxidoreductase subunit L: MAGQLNPTLLLAVPLAPLAGSAIAGLFGTKFFGNLVGRTVSHSATILGVLVALIISLMTLNDVLHGAGFNGDVYTWMTIGSMKMTVGFQIDSLSAMMMCVVTSVSLMVHIYTIGYMAEDDGYNRFFSYISLFTFSMLMLVMSNNFLQLFFGWEAVGLVSYLLIGFWYTRPTAIFANMKAFLVNRVGDFGFILGIGLLLAATGTMNYGETFAKAQALSSMFVPGTTWPLLTAACICLFIGAMGKSAQFPLHVWLPDSMEGPTPISALIHAATMVTAGIFMVTRMSPLFELSDTALSFIIVIGSITALFMGFLGIIQNDIKRVVAYSTLSQLGYMTVALGVSAYNVAVFHLMTHAFFKALLFLGAGSVIIGMHHDQDMRNMGGLRKYMPITWITSLLGSLALIGTPFFSGFYSKDSIIEAVHASHLWGSGFAAFSVTAGVFITAFYSFRMYFLVFHGKERFGLGHGHGHDHAHDAHGAGHAVAHHADQPHDTHGTAVHDPHALHDSAAHHEESEEDDHGHHGLAPGQKPHESPLVVTLPLILLAIPSVVIGFFAIGPMLFGDFFKNVIYIGENHEAMRELAEEFHGAAAMGVHALTSVPFWLALAGVVAAYYCYMINPRVPAWFYAKLRPIHTLLDNKYYMDKFNEVVFAGGARALGKGLWQVGDRALIDGLLVNGSAKLVGWFSTITRTFQTGYIYHYAFVMILGVLGTLVYFFPFWRA, translated from the coding sequence ATGGCGGGGCAACTCAACCCAACCCTCCTGCTGGCGGTGCCCTTGGCGCCGCTGGCGGGCTCGGCGATTGCCGGCTTGTTCGGCACCAAGTTCTTCGGCAACCTGGTCGGCCGCACCGTGTCGCACAGCGCGACCATCCTCGGCGTGCTGGTGGCGCTGATCATCTCGCTGATGACGCTCAATGACGTGCTGCACGGCGCCGGCTTCAACGGCGACGTCTACACCTGGATGACCATTGGCAGCATGAAGATGACGGTCGGCTTCCAGATCGACTCGCTGTCGGCGATGATGATGTGCGTGGTCACGTCGGTCTCGCTGATGGTGCACATCTACACGATCGGCTACATGGCCGAGGACGACGGCTACAACCGCTTCTTCTCGTACATCTCGCTGTTCACGTTCTCGATGCTGATGCTGGTCATGTCCAACAACTTCCTGCAGCTGTTCTTCGGCTGGGAAGCGGTGGGCCTGGTCTCCTACCTGCTGATCGGCTTCTGGTACACCCGTCCGACCGCGATCTTCGCCAACATGAAGGCCTTCCTGGTCAACCGCGTCGGCGACTTCGGCTTCATCCTCGGCATCGGCCTGCTGCTGGCCGCCACCGGCACCATGAACTACGGCGAGACCTTCGCCAAGGCGCAGGCGCTCTCCAGCATGTTCGTGCCGGGCACCACCTGGCCGCTGCTGACCGCGGCCTGCATCTGCCTGTTCATCGGCGCGATGGGCAAGTCGGCGCAGTTCCCGCTGCACGTGTGGCTGCCGGACTCGATGGAAGGCCCGACCCCGATCTCGGCGCTGATCCACGCGGCGACCATGGTCACCGCCGGCATCTTCATGGTGACGCGCATGTCGCCGCTGTTCGAGCTGTCGGACACCGCGCTGTCGTTCATCATCGTGATCGGCTCGATCACCGCGCTGTTCATGGGTTTCCTGGGCATCATCCAGAACGACATCAAGCGCGTGGTCGCCTACTCGACCCTGTCGCAGCTGGGCTACATGACCGTGGCGCTGGGCGTCTCGGCCTACAACGTGGCCGTGTTCCACCTGATGACCCACGCGTTCTTCAAGGCACTGCTGTTCCTGGGCGCCGGTTCGGTCATCATCGGCATGCACCACGACCAGGACATGCGCAACATGGGCGGCCTGCGCAAGTACATGCCGATCACCTGGATCACTTCGCTGCTCGGTTCGCTGGCCCTGATCGGTACGCCGTTCTTCTCGGGTTTCTATTCGAAGGATTCGATCATCGAGGCGGTGCACGCGTCCCACCTGTGGGGTTCGGGCTTCGCGGCGTTCTCGGTGACCGCCGGCGTGTTCATCACGGCGTTCTACTCGTTCCGCATGTACTTCCTGGTCTTCCACGGCAAGGAGCGCTTCGGTCTAGGCCACGGCCACGGCCATGATCATGCGCACGATGCCCACGGCGCCGGCCACGCGGTTGCCCATCACGCCGACCAGCCGCACGATACCCACGGCACTGCCGTGCACGATCCGCACGCGCTGCACGATTCGGCTGCGCACCACGAAGAATCCGAGGAAGACGACCACGGCCACCACGGCCTGGCCCCGGGCCAGAAGCCGCACGAGTCGCCGCTGGTGGTGACGCTGCCGCTGATCCTGCTGGCGATCCCGTCGGTCGTCATCGGTTTCTTCGCGATCGGCCCGATGCTGTTCGGCGACTTCTTCAAGAACGTCATCTACATCGGCGAGAACCACGAAGCGATGCGCGAGCTGGCGGAAGAGTTCCACGGCGCCGCCGCGATGGGCGTGCATGCGCTCACCAGCGTACCGTTCTGGCTGGCCCTGGCCGGCGTGGTCGCCGCCTACTACTGCTACATGATCAATCCGCGCGTGCCGGCCTGGTTCTACGCCAAGCTGCGTCCGATCCACACCCTGCTCGACAACAAGTACTACATGGACAAGTTCAATGAAGTCGTGTTCGCCGGCGGCGCCCGTGCGCTGGGCAAGGGCCTGTGGCAGGTGGGCGACCGCGCGCTGATCGACGGTCTGCTCGTCAACGGCAGCGCCAAGCTGGTCGGCTGGTTCTCGACCATCACGCGCACCTTCCAGACCGGCTACATCTATCACTATGCGTTCGTGATGATCCTGGGCGTGCTGGGTACCCTCGTGTACTTCTTCCCGTTCTGGCGCGCTTAA
- a CDS encoding NADH-quinone oxidoreductase subunit M — MQSTISHFPPYLSLSVWLPILCGVIVLAMGRDSRAGFTRMLALAGAVVSFLPTIPLFTNFSNAAHGPQFVEKASWIERFNIQYYLGIDGLSLWFVPLTAFITIIVIISAWEVIQERVAQYMGSFLLLSGLMIGVFVSLDGLLFYFFFEATLIPMFIIIGVFGGPNRVYAAFKFFLYTFMGSLLTLVAIIYLYNKSGGSFDVLAWHRLELTMKEQVLIFVAFLMAFAVKVPMWPVHTWLPDAHVEAPTGGSVVLAAIMLKLGGYGFLRFSLPIAPDASHYLAPLIIVLSLIAVIYIGLVAMVQSDMKKLVAYSSIAHMGFVTLGFFIFNEIGVQGGIVQMISHGFVSGAMFLCIGVLYDRMHSRQIADYGGVVNRMPKFAAFSVLFAMANCGLPATSGFVGEFMVILGSVQFNFWTGLLSATALILGAAYSLWMVKRVVFGKIGNKHVAELTDLNGREFFMLGVLAILTIYMGLYPAPFTDPLQVSVADLLQHVSVSKLPH; from the coding sequence ATGCAGTCTACGATTTCCCATTTCCCTCCCTACCTGAGCCTGTCGGTCTGGCTGCCGATCCTGTGCGGCGTGATCGTGCTGGCGATGGGCCGCGACAGCCGCGCCGGTTTCACCCGCATGCTGGCGCTGGCAGGCGCGGTGGTCAGCTTCCTGCCGACCATCCCGCTGTTCACCAATTTCAGCAATGCCGCCCACGGACCGCAGTTCGTGGAAAAGGCATCCTGGATCGAGCGCTTCAACATCCAGTACTACCTGGGCATCGACGGCCTGTCGTTGTGGTTCGTGCCGCTGACCGCGTTCATCACGATCATCGTGATCATCTCGGCCTGGGAAGTGATCCAGGAACGCGTGGCCCAGTACATGGGTTCCTTCCTGCTGCTGTCGGGCCTGATGATCGGCGTGTTCGTGTCGCTCGACGGCCTGCTGTTCTACTTCTTCTTCGAAGCCACGCTGATCCCGATGTTCATCATCATCGGCGTGTTCGGCGGCCCGAACCGCGTGTACGCGGCCTTCAAATTCTTCCTGTACACGTTCATGGGTTCGCTGCTGACCCTGGTCGCGATCATCTACCTGTACAACAAGTCGGGCGGCAGCTTCGACGTGCTGGCATGGCACCGCCTGGAACTGACGATGAAGGAACAGGTCCTGATCTTCGTCGCCTTCCTGATGGCCTTCGCCGTCAAGGTGCCGATGTGGCCGGTGCACACCTGGCTGCCGGACGCCCACGTGGAAGCGCCGACCGGCGGTTCCGTGGTGCTGGCCGCGATCATGCTGAAGCTGGGCGGCTACGGCTTCCTGCGGTTCTCGTTGCCGATCGCGCCGGACGCCTCGCACTACCTGGCTCCCTTGATCATCGTGCTGTCGCTGATCGCCGTGATCTACATCGGCCTGGTGGCGATGGTGCAGTCGGACATGAAGAAACTGGTGGCCTATTCGTCGATCGCGCACATGGGCTTCGTCACCCTGGGCTTCTTCATCTTCAACGAAATCGGCGTGCAGGGCGGCATCGTGCAGATGATCTCGCACGGCTTCGTCTCGGGCGCCATGTTCCTGTGCATCGGCGTGCTGTACGACCGCATGCACTCGCGCCAGATCGCCGACTACGGCGGCGTGGTGAACCGCATGCCGAAGTTCGCCGCGTTCTCGGTGCTGTTCGCGATGGCCAACTGCGGCCTGCCGGCGACGTCCGGCTTCGTGGGCGAGTTCATGGTGATCCTGGGCAGCGTCCAGTTCAACTTCTGGACCGGCCTGCTGTCCGCCACCGCCCTGATCCTGGGTGCTGCGTACTCGCTGTGGATGGTCAAGCGCGTGGTGTTCGGCAAGATCGGTAACAAGCACGTCGCCGAACTGACCGACCTGAACGGCCGCGAGTTCTTCATGCTGGGCGTGCTCGCCATCCTGACCATCTACATGGGCCTGTATCCGGCGCCGTTCACCGATCCGCTGCAAGTGTCGGTGGCCGACCTGCTGCAGCACGTGTCGGTCAGCAAGCTGCCGCACTGA
- the nuoN gene encoding NADH-quinone oxidoreductase subunit NuoN, with protein MNPIINHPAVETAATNLAPVHAEIFLLVAASAILLIDMFQKEGKRNLTYILSLLTLGGCAVFSFLDFQSGATVHTFYGMYVSDPMANLLKLFTYLAVAVTLVYSRQYADERGMMSGNMGGEFYVLALFATLGQMIMISGSSMLSIYLGLELMSLSLYALVAIRRDHAISTEASMKYFILGSLASGFMLYGISMVYGATGSLDIASIARAAGSNSANHTILVFGLVFLVAGLAFKLGAVPFHMWVPDVYQGAPTAVTLLLGAAPKLASFAMLIRILVEGLLPLAFDWQQMLLALAVLSLAVGNLTAIAQSNLKRMLAYSTIAQLGFVLLGMMAGVVGGSIANAPVAYSAAMYYTITYVLTTLGSFGLIMMLARAGFEAEEIADFKGLAKRSPWYAIVMTVLMFSLAGVPPMMGFMAKWAVLQAVVATGQLWLAIVAVLFSLIGAFYYLRVVKTIWFDDVADASPIATPMDMRAVLSLNGVLVVGLGVLPGPLLAACLSAMKATLGMGA; from the coding sequence ATGAATCCGATAATCAATCACCCCGCAGTCGAGACGGCCGCCACCAACCTGGCGCCCGTCCATGCCGAAATCTTCCTGCTGGTCGCGGCGTCGGCGATCTTGCTGATCGACATGTTCCAGAAGGAAGGCAAGCGCAATCTCACCTACATCCTGTCGCTGCTGACGCTGGGCGGCTGCGCCGTGTTCAGCTTCCTCGACTTCCAGTCGGGCGCCACCGTGCACACGTTCTACGGCATGTACGTGTCCGACCCGATGGCCAACCTGCTGAAGTTGTTTACTTACCTGGCCGTGGCCGTGACCCTGGTGTATTCGCGCCAGTACGCCGACGAGCGCGGCATGATGTCCGGTAACATGGGCGGCGAGTTCTACGTGCTGGCGCTGTTCGCCACGCTGGGCCAGATGATCATGATCTCTGGCAGCAGCATGCTGTCGATCTACCTTGGCCTGGAACTGATGTCGCTGTCGCTGTACGCGCTGGTGGCGATCCGCCGCGACCATGCGATCTCGACCGAAGCCTCGATGAAGTACTTCATCCTGGGTTCGCTGGCCTCCGGCTTCATGCTGTACGGCATTTCGATGGTGTACGGCGCCACCGGTTCGCTGGACATCGCCAGCATCGCCCGCGCCGCCGGCTCCAACAGCGCCAACCACACCATCCTGGTGTTCGGCCTGGTGTTCCTGGTGGCCGGCCTGGCCTTCAAGCTGGGCGCGGTGCCGTTCCACATGTGGGTGCCGGACGTCTACCAGGGCGCGCCGACCGCGGTGACCCTGCTGCTGGGCGCGGCGCCCAAGCTGGCCTCGTTCGCCATGCTGATCCGCATCCTGGTGGAAGGCTTGCTGCCGCTGGCCTTCGACTGGCAGCAGATGCTGCTGGCGCTGGCCGTGCTGTCGCTGGCCGTGGGCAACCTGACCGCGATCGCCCAGAGCAACCTGAAGCGCATGCTGGCCTATTCGACCATCGCCCAGCTCGGCTTCGTGCTGCTCGGCATGATGGCCGGCGTGGTCGGCGGCAGCATCGCCAACGCCCCGGTCGCCTACAGCGCCGCGATGTACTACACCATCACCTACGTGCTGACCACGCTGGGCAGCTTCGGCCTGATCATGATGCTGGCGCGCGCCGGTTTCGAGGCCGAGGAAATCGCCGACTTCAAGGGCCTGGCCAAGCGCAGCCCGTGGTACGCGATCGTCATGACGGTGTTGATGTTCTCGCTGGCCGGCGTGCCGCCGATGATGGGCTTCATGGCCAAGTGGGCGGTGCTGCAGGCGGTGGTCGCCACCGGCCAGCTGTGGCTGGCGATCGTGGCCGTGCTGTTCTCGCTGATCGGCGCCTTCTACTACCTGCGCGTGGTGAAGACCATCTGGTTCGACGACGTGGCCGACGCCTCGCCGATCGCGACCCCGATGGACATGCGCGCCGTGCTGTCGCTGAACGGCGTGCTGGTGGTCGGCCTGGGCGTGCTGCCGGGCCCGCTGCTGGCGGCTTGCCTGAGCGCCATGAAGGCGACGCTGGGCATGGGCGCGTAA
- a CDS encoding DUF2818 family protein yields the protein MDLSLATWLVIAVAIALANLPFLNEKLFGFIPLPAAGRGESPGAVRAKPFALRLLELLGLYFVVGLLGWWLESRIGNVFPQTWEFYAITGCLFLVLAFPGFVLRYLKR from the coding sequence GTGGACCTGTCCCTGGCCACCTGGTTGGTGATCGCGGTCGCGATCGCGCTCGCCAACCTGCCGTTCCTCAACGAAAAGCTGTTCGGCTTCATCCCCCTGCCCGCCGCGGGCAGGGGCGAGTCCCCCGGCGCCGTGCGCGCCAAACCGTTCGCACTGCGCCTGCTGGAACTGCTCGGCCTGTACTTCGTGGTCGGCCTGCTGGGCTGGTGGCTGGAGTCGCGCATCGGCAACGTGTTTCCGCAGACCTGGGAGTTTTATGCGATCACCGGGTGCCTGTTCCTGGTCCTCGCGTTTCCGGGCTTCGTCCTGCGCTACCTGAAGCGCTGA